A portion of the Plasmodium gaboni strain SY75 chromosome 5, whole genome shotgun sequence genome contains these proteins:
- a CDS encoding cyclin, with protein sequence MDYEIEGEVPRTDKNYIFLYIPIVLNEMIKNNNNKGVEKITSFHASKIPDISLKNYLERIGKYIGCSNECFVLLIIYLDRLIKINKDISLSLLCIHRLVITAAMISVKFFDDLYYSNAYYAKIGGVTTKELNKLEIYFLNLIDYQLFVSSQEYDFYRKYISLAVTKYIYNKNNIKHIPIIKKPYNLFNYKSTNNSTLMFQPNNQKINIINCVETNKNNNNNKNKNYNPQNDQHKNE encoded by the coding sequence ATGGATTACGAGATAGAAGGAGAAGTACCACGAACTGataagaattatatatttttatacattcCAATAGTTTTAAATgaaatgataaaaaataataataataaaggggtagaaaaaataacaaGTTTTCATGCTTCTAAAATTCCTGATatatctttaaaaaattatttagAAAGGATAGGTAAATATATTGGATGTAGTAATGAATgttttgtattattaataatatatttagatagattaataaaaataaataaagatatatctttatcattattatgtataCATAGATTAGTTATAACTGCTGCTATGATATCTGTAAAATTTTTTGATGacttatattattctaATGCTTATTATGCTAAAATAGGAGGTGTAACAACtaaagaattaaataaattagaaatatattttttaaatcttATAGATTATCAATTATTTGTATCATCACAAGAATATGATTTctatagaaaatatatttccttagctgttacaaaatatatatataataaaaataatattaaacaCATACCAATAATTAAAAAAccatataatttatttaattataaatcAACTAATAATTCTACTCTCATGTTCCAACCAAATAATCAGAAAATCAATATTATCAACTGTGTAGaaacaaacaaaaataataataataataaaaataaaaattacaaCCCACAAAATGATCaacataaaaatgaataa
- a CDS encoding putative SWIB/MDM2 domain-containing protein, with amino-acid sequence MKLLRTNIFSAQNFLFRNNYAHVFNSLYNKKNFTSDNGKNDNTKKKRPNGLQVDCEIKSPLKEFLNADTASRVFVLKYAWKYIKDNNLQNPNMKRKIIPDNKLKQVLDKDEVDILEVPKLLFKHMSSIRKE; translated from the coding sequence ATGAAACTTTTGAGAACAAACATTTTTAGTGCCcaaaattttttgttcAGAAATAATTATGCACATGTATTCAACAGTCTTTATAACAAAAAGAACTTCACTTCAGACAATGgaaaaaatgataatacaaaaaaaaaaagaccAAATGGATTACAAGTTGATTGTGAAATAAAAAGTCCACTGAAAGAATTTTTAAATGCTGATACAGCATCAAGAgtttttgttttaaaatatgCTTGGAAATATATCAAGGATAATAATTTACAAAATCCAAAcatgaaaagaaaaattataccagataataaattaaaacaaGTACTAGATAAAGACGAAGTCGATATTTTAGAAGTTCCAAAATTGTTATTTAAACATATGTCATCTATTAGAAAggaataa
- a CDS encoding putative ATP-dependent RNA helicase DDX23: MFFFKKKENNKDEEKENVPHASNPFQGIEKESIHVKRESKLTNEDDHLYINKNEQSEKDDSKSDDNRKDDDSKSDDNRKDDDNKSDDNSKSDDNNNNNVDEKIKNISYDKNKNNIYNVKKDNIVHPSKHNKDNQSGEDDTLSDKVQSKSKPKQNERTKFKTSIKLYYNNSGSEEEESDDDNNKGEKNEELIKKNITMKDKMVIKESIKYNKNERSHTKGSVRHKTHNDNNESNNNNNNNNNNYNNNNNNNNNNYYNNNYQYYKNSYQDTYPNNTKTNKKIFANVSNDEKLVFLTKKEREEKKKKMEKDNQNVVRSKEEDEEKKKEHHNIKHSSIDNRKHRRREDSYEYRNEEHRTNDRKRKKNESDHINDDKEYNENVYDEDLYYNNRNNKNNKHNNNDDDINKYNKTTKDIYKNNDTKYILPESYYNKPQSCLAELNMLNLNNIQRDNLKEKELEIIKQQYLGLNKTKKKIQKPSEKFRNIFNFEWDQSEDTSRNDSNPLYQNRLEPQLLFGRGYIAGIDVREQRKKNNFYDKLVQNRLNMSLNKERQNQHHQNNNNNNNNNNNINCDDSSNNNIKHHSYEPLHDKQPNTSEYNYHNYLIKNKSGEYIYEPKVNNIIKDVCEKHWSQKSREEMTDRDWRIFREDNEIYIKGGIVPPPIRKWEESNLSNDLLKAIKKAKYEKPTPIQMQAIPIALEMRDLIGIAETGSGKTAAFVLPMLSYVKQLPPLTYETSQDGPYALVIAPSRELAIQIFEETNKFASYCSCRTVAVVGGRNAEAQAFELRRGVEIVIGTPGRLQDCLEKAYTVLNQCNYVILDEADRMMDMGFEDTVHYILDKIPTTNLKSEDDALALQEEMMTKAGHRLYRLTQMFSATMPPSVERLSRKYLRAPAYISIGDPGAGKRSIEQKLEFLTEGKKKQKLQETLELYEPPIIVFVNQKKVADIIAKSITKMKYKAVALHGGKAQEIREQTLSAFKNGEFDILVATDVAGRGIDVHGVKLVINFDMPKDIESYTHRIGRTGRAGLKGLAISFITENDSHLFYDLKQFLISSNNIVPLELANNPASKVKPGTIMQTPKKNQILYKN, from the coding sequence atgtttttttttaaaaaaaaagaaaacaatAAGGATGAGGAAAAAGAAAACGTTCCTCATGCTAGTAATCCTTTTCAGGGCATAGAAAAAGAAAGTATTCATGTCAAAAGAGAAAGCAAGTTGACAAATGAGGATGAtcatttgtatataaataaaaacgAACAAAGTGAAAAAGATGATAGTAAGAGTGATGATAATAGGAAGGATGATGATAGTAAGAGTGATGATAATAGGAAggatgatgataataagagtgatgataatagtaagagtgatgataataataataataatgttgatgaaaaaataaaaaatatttcttacgataaaaataaaaacaacATTTATAATGTAAAGAAAGATAATATAGTACATCCTTCAAAAcataataaagataatcAATCTGGTGAAGATGATACTTTATCAGATAAAGTGCAGTCAAAGAGTAAGCCGAAACAAAATGAGAGAACCAAATTTAAAACATCTATAAAATTGTATTACAATAATTCAGGTTCTGAGGAAGAAGAAAgtgatgatgataataataagggtgaaaaaaatgaagaactaataaaaaaaaatataactaTGAAAGATAAAATGGTGATAAAGGAATctattaaatataataagaatgaACGGAGTCATACAAAGGGTAGTGTAAGGCATAAAACacataatgataataatgaaagtaataataataataataataataataataattataataataataataataataataataataattattataataataattatcagtattataaaaattcatatCAAGACACATATCCTAATAATACAAAgacaaataaaaaaatatttgcAAACGTATCTAATGATGAAAAGCTAGtttttttaacaaaaaaagaaagagaagaaaaaaaaaaaaaaatggaaaagGATAATCAAAATGTGGTTCGTAGTAAGGAAGAAGAcgaagaaaaaaagaaagagcatcacaatataaaacattCTTCTATAGATAATAGAAAACATAGAAGAAGAGAAGATTCTTATGAATATAGAAATGAAGAACATAGGACAAATGATaggaaaagaaaaaaaaacgaAAGTGATCATattaatgatgataaagaatataatgAGAATGTATATGATGAggatttatattataataataggaataataaaaataataaacataataataatgatgatgatataaataaatataataaaactacaaaggatatatataagaataatgatacaaaatatatactgCCTGaatcatattataataaacCTCAATCATGCCTAGCTGAATTAAACATGTTAAATTTAAACAATATTCAAAGagataatttaaaagaaaaagaattagaaattataaaacaaCAATACTTGGGATTAAATAAGACAAAGAAAAAGATACAAAAACCTTCAGAGAAAtttagaaatatatttaatttcGAATGGGATCAATCTGAAGATACATCAAGAAATGATAGTAATCCATTATATCAAAATAGGCTTGAGCcacaattattatttggTCGAGGATATATAGCAGGTATAGATGTAAGAGAACaaagaaagaaaaataatttttatgataaGCTAGTTCAAAATAGGTTAAATATGTCTCTAAACAAAGAAAGACAAAATCAACACCACcaaaacaataataataataataataataataataatattaattgtGATGatagtagtaataataatattaagCATCACTCATATGAACCATTACATGATAAACAACCAAATACATCCgaatataattatcataattatttaataaaaaataaaagtgGAGAATATATTTACGAACCAAAAGTaaacaatattataaaagatGTGTGTGAAAAGCACTGGAGTCAAAAAAGTAGAGAAGAAATGACAGACAGGGATTGGAGAATTTTTAGAGAAGATAAtgaaatttatattaaagGTGGTATTGTACCCCCACCTATAAGAAAATGGGAAGAATCTAATTTATCaaatgatttattaaaagCTATAAAAAAAGCTAAATATGAAAAACCAACACCCATACAAATGCAAGCTATACCTATTGCCTTAGAAATGAGAGATCTTATAGGTATAGCTGAAACGGGATCAGGTAAAACAGCTGCATTTGTATTACCTATGCTTTCATATGTAAAACAATTACCACCTTTGACATATGAAACATCACAAGATGGTCCATATGCTTTAGTTATTGCACCTTCAAGAGAATTAGCTATACAAATATTCGAAGAGACTAATAAGTTTGCTTCTTATTGTTCATGTAGAACTGTTGCTGTTGTTGGAGGGAGAAATGCAGAAGCACAAGCATTTGAATTAAGAAGAGGTGTAGAGATTGTTATAGGCACTCCAGGAAGATTACAAGATTGTTTAGAAAAAGCATACACTGTATTAAATCAATGTaattatgttatattaGATGAAGCTGATAGAATGATGGATATGGGTTTTGAAGACACTGTTCATTATATACTTGATAAAATACCAACTACTAATTTAAAATCAGAAGATGATGCTTTAGCTTTACAAGAAGAAATGATGACTAAAGCTGGTCATCGTCTATATAGATTAACTCAAATGTTTTCAGCTACTATGCCACCATCTGTAGAAAGATTAtcaagaaaatatttaagaGCACCTGCATATATATCTATTGGAGATCCAGGTGCAGGCAAACGATCGATTGAACAGAAATTGGAATTCCTTACAGAAggaaagaaaaaacaaaaattacAAGAAACATTAGAATTGTATGAACCACCTATTATAGTATTTGTCAATCAAAAGAAAGTTGCAGATATTATTGCCAAATCtataacaaaaatgaaatataaagCAGTAGCCTTACATGGAGGAAAAGCTCAAGAAATAAGAGAACAAACATTAAGTGCATTCAAAAATGGAGAATTTGATATACTAGTAGCTACAGATGTTGCTGGTAGAGGTATTGATGTACATGGAGTTAAATTAGTTATAAATTTTGATATGCCTAAGGATATAGAATCATATACACATAGAATTGGACGTACTGGAAGAGCTGGGCTGAAAGGATTAGCAATTTCATTTATAACAGAAAATGATTctcatttattttatgatttAAAACAATTCTTAATATCTTCTAATAATATCGTTCCATTAGAGCTAGCCAACAATCCTGCTTCCAAAGTGAAGCCAGGCACAATTATGCAAActccaaaaaaaaatcaaatattatataaaaattga
- a CDS encoding putative proteasome subunit beta type-1, with the protein MDLILYNDNLTEKKTEKENVIEHGRGFKRWYPYIDNGGTVIGLTGKDYVILAADTRLSLSYSIYTRYCPKISKLTEKCIIGSSGMQSDIKTLHSLLQKKIQLFVLEHSHYPDIHAIARLLCVILYSRRFFPYYAFNILAGVDENNKGVLYNYDSVGSYCEATHSCVGSGAQLILPILDNRVEQKNQLIKNTNFNLGDDINFVKDAITSATERDIYTGDKTLIYVIDKMGINVNTLDLKQD; encoded by the exons atggatcttatattatataatgataatttaacggaaaaaaaaacagaGAAGGAAAATGTAATAGAACATGGTCGTGGTTTTAAAAGATGGTATCCATATATTGACAATGGAGG aACTGTTATTGGACTAACTGGTAAAGATTATGTTATTCTAGCTGCAGATACAAGATTATCTTTATcatattcaatatataCAAGATACTGCCCCAAAATATCTaaatt aaCTGAAAAGTGTATTATAGGTTCCTCTGGAATGCAGTCTGATATAAAAACTCTCCATTCATTATTACAA aaaaaaattcaatTGTTTGTTTTGGAACACTCCCATTATCCAGACATTCATGCTATAGCTAGATTGTTGTgtgtaatattatatagtaGAAGATTTTTTCCTTATTATgcttttaatattttagCAGGAGTcgatgaaaataataaaggagtcttatataattatgattCCGTTGGTTCATATTGTGAAGCCACCCACTCATGTGTAGGTAGCGGTGCACAATTAATATTACCAATATTAGATAATAGAGTAGAACAAAAAAATCAACtaattaaaaatacaaatttTAATTTAGGTGATGATATTAATTTTGTTAAAGATGCTATTACTTCAGCAACTGAAAGAGATATTTATACAGGAGATAAAACTTTAATTTATGTAATTGATAAAATGGGAATTAATGTAAACACCTTGGATTTAAAACAAGAttaa
- a CDS encoding putative RAP protein produces the protein MIKFMKLKRVHINLIIILIIYIASIKIYNVRKVECIHSRNHIINNNINFQSGKGNRLFFLVNKKNIFKGINNISYKIKKRNKHFYKNDKDNNILINSFDVPYKAKERKSSDHRMTKKLSKFFYSLNFYKKGSEQENNIIGYERFNVLKCGYNKSEGNIITTDLNDDNVFDDQREDDMVNDDIYKSYENNNNNNNNNNFDDSNNIKSDDINKDYNNSSNNETVNKNEKINKKRYYKFMSWNNTKEIRSFDLKKYNIHNEDKNEERPQYFQSAFYSSIKKVSENTNHINIKINKELVNALSVEEILNVLDKYYNYSNYKNIKKKKKKPIFNEVNIVTAYHRIAKHVRNKSFYKRNSFDEGEYSINSCFDTITSSLFENYSNVDDSPRVFDLSSKKDEMELATNEDNIDDKKIHIDDKKIHIDDNKIHIDDKKIRIDDNKIHIDNDDNQKHIDDDDDNQKHINDDDDDDNQKHINDDDNQKHINDDDNTYVHDANVHSEKTKNNNEENKYKDLLSSSHINLYEKVETYRNIYELLKDNLSINNNNNNNNNNCDESVITKHVANIAWASSVLSNNDPDIWKYVKKQFYKNINNFKAQEISIIIWSFGSIKNELIETEEEFHLLFNCIKKYINENKFKAQEFSNIIWSLAVCNYYNYDMLILLYNYAIKIFDKLLLKDISTILYSLSLFSSDCINNNILDVIKKNHFFKYNIKDDYLTINKTEENNDHTNKLNLENIKPNDIKDDHNTINNIQEKFNTIVNNNINHKKYVTYLLFQNFLTYSLNKIENEKDKMNMRNWSNIFWSCANIGLGLYNDMYKDHKGLQYYIFHINKKDNYNINEKGDNDTYNDDINEKGDNDNYSDNINEKGHNDIYNDDINNNKDGNLPYNNPFKYVNTNNDYKNKSMIQYNYHQNDNNKININKNIICYYKDNDGIYHLHGYTNNCDISPSNNNNNNNIFYEEDKNMNINVDDYSCDSKPYVHIIHGEYVFPLKYFYDEKKYKNQFSMQLNKVGIDTDLDIYNDNIKTKNKFNNIKDDITYNQNDKNDKTDKNDKNDKNDHNNNNNNNNNVSGQDLNIVNHNIKNTLNNNHLNIDHTNYSLFLNEISDKKINLYNNTNNNAVILKLLYMFESQIKDKILKWTKCDTQSIANILWSLSILNVFSKNIFEDGLYECNKRFIKCGKKKNTTKVKNFISQLHQSQLYQAAFSYCLYLLNNEKHIDKLLKNKENYKNDIIINNDIKKKIHAIFEKYFKVSINTLNIWKKQLARNQRKEQKNHISSSVHKKISNDLRRLNIFHYNEFFILDSILVDIFIPHSKIVIEIDGPNHFFQKGEMIIYKANTLFKKRLLRALGYTVISVPISDYTFMFSALDTMHFTKKLLDKVNYSP, from the exons ATGATAAAATttatgaaattaaaaagggtccatattaatttaataataatacttataatatatattgcgtccataaagatatataatGTAAGAAAAGTGGAATGTATACATTCAAGAAaccatattattaataataatataaactTTCAAAGTGGAAAAGGTAATAGGCTCTTTTTTTTAGTcaataagaaaaatatattcaaagGAATTAACAATATTTCctataaaataaaaaagaggaataaacatttttataagaatgataaggataataatattttaataaattcCTTTGATGTGCCTTATAAGGcaaaagaaagaaaaagtAGTGACCATAGGATGACTAAAAAGttatcaaaatttttttactctttaaatttttataaaaaaggaagTGAACAAgagaataatattatcGGATATGAAAGGTTTAATGTTTTAAAGTGTGGTTACAATAAATCTGAGGGGAATATAATTACAACAGATTTAAATGATGACAATGTCTTTGATGATCAAAGAGAAGATGATATGGttaatgatgatatatataaaagttatgaaaataataataataataataataataacaattttgatgattctaataatattaagAGTGATGATATAAACAAAGATTATAATAACTCTTCAAACAATGAGACagttaataaaaatgaaaaaataaataaaaaaagatattataaatttatgtCATGGAATAATACAAAAGAAATTAGAAGCTTTGacttaaaaaaatataatatacataatgAAGATAAGAATGAAGAAAGACCTCAATATTTCCAATCTGCATTTTATTCttcaataaaaaaagtatcTGAAAATACgaatcatataaatattaaaataaataaagaacTAGTTAATGCTCTATCAGTtgaagaaatattaaatgtgttagataaatattataattattcaaattataaaaatataaaaaaaaaaaaaaaaaaacctATTTTTAATGAGGTTAATATTGTTACAGCATATCATAGGATAGCTAAACATGTTAGAAATAAAagtttttataaaagaaacAGTTTTGATGAAGGGGAATATTCAATAAATTCATGTTTCGATACAATAACATCTAGTTTGTTTGAGAATTATTCAAATGTGGATGATTCCCCTAGAGTATTCGATTTGTCTTCTAAGAAGGATGAAATGGAGTTAGCCACGAACGAAGATAATATTGATGATAAGAAGATACATATTGATGATAAGAAGATACATATTGATGATAATAAGATACATATTGATGATAAGAAGATACGTATTGATGATAACAAGATACATAttgataatgatgataacCAGAAACATAttgatgatgatgatgataaccagaaacatattaatgatgatgatgatgatgataaccagaaacatattaatgatgatgataaccagaaacatattaatgatgatgataacACATATGTGCATGATGCTAATGTGCACTCCGAAAAAACaaagaataataatgaagagaataaatataaagacCTCTTGAGCAGTAGCCACATTAATCTATACGAAAAAGTAGAAAcatatagaaatatatatgaactattaaaagataatttatcaattaataataataataataataataataataattgtgATGAATCTGTTATAACAAAACATGTAGCGAATATAGCTTGGGCTTCATCGGTGTTATCTAATAATGATCCTGATATATGGAAATACGTAAAAAAGcaattttataaaaatattaataattttaaagCACAAGAGatttctattattatatggTCCTTTGGttctataaaaaatgaattaattGAAACAGAAGAAGaatttcatttattatttaattgtattaaaaaatatataaatgaaaataaatttaaagCTCAAGAATTtagtaatataatatgGTCCTTAGCTGtatgtaattattataattatgatatgctaattcttttatataattatgccattaaaatttttgataagttattattaaaagatatatcTACAATACTGTATAGTTTATCTCTTTTTTCGTCTGattgtataaataataatattcttgatgttattaaaaaaaatcatttttttaaatataatataaaagatgaTTATTTAACAATAAACAAAAcagaagaaaataatgatcATACTAATAAACTCAATctagaaaatattaaaccaaatgatataaaagatgatcataatacaataaataatatacaagAGAAATTTAATACAattgtaaataataatataaatcataaaaaatatgtgacatatttattatttcaaaaTTTTCTCACCTattcattaaataaaattgaaaatgaaaaagataaaatgaatatgaGGAACTGGTCCAATATTTTCTGGTCATGTGCAAATATTGGGCTGGGTTTATATAACGATATGTATAAAGATCACAAGGGGTTgcaatattatatttttcatattaacaaaaaggataattataatataaatgaaaaggGTGATAATGATACatataatgatgatataaatgaaaagggtgataatgataattatagtgataatataaatgaaaagggtcataatgatatatataatgatgatattaataataataaggatGGTAATCTTCCTTATAATAATCCATTCAAATATGTAAATACCAATAATGATTATAAGAACAAAAGTATGATCcaatataattatcatcaaaatgataataataagataaatataaataaaaatattatatgcTACTATAAAGATAATGATGGAATATATCACTTACATGGATATACAAACAACTGCGATATATCACcatctaataataataataataataatatattttatgaagaagataaaaatatgaatattaatGTAGATGATTACTCTTGTGATTCTAAACCatatgttcatattataCATGGTGAATATGTATTCCCTCTAAAATACTTTTATGatgaaaagaaatataaaaatcaaTTTAGTATGCAACTTAATAAAGTAGGTATAGATACTGACttggatatatataatgataatatcaaaacaaaaaataaatttaataatataaaagatgatataacctataatcaaaatgataaaaatgataaaactgataaaaatgataaaaatgataaaaatgatcataataataataataataataataataatgtatcAGGTCAAGATTTGAATATAGTAAAccataatattaaaaacaCTTTAAATAATAACCATTTAAATATTGACCATACAAATTATTCCTTATTCCTTAACGAAATAagtgataaaaaaattaacctttataataatacaaataataatgctgttatattaaaactattatatatgtttgaATCACAAATTAAAgataaaattttaaagTGGACAAAATGCGATACACAATCTATTGCTAACATTTTATGGAGTTTATCaatattaaatgtattttcaaaaaatatttttgaagATGGTTTATATGAATGTAATAAAAGATTTATCAAATgtggaaaaaaaaaaaatacaacgaaagtaaaaaattttatatcaCAATTACATCAATCACAATTATATCAAGCTGCCTTTTCTTATTgtctttatttattaaataatgaaaaacatatagataagttattaaaaaataaagaaaattataaaaatgatatcatcataaataatgacatcaaaaaaaaaatacatgccatctttgaaaaatattttaaagtatctattaatacattaaatatatggaaaaaaCAATTAGCACGAAATCAAAGgaaagaacaaaaaaatcatatatcATCTTCAGTgcataaaaaaatatctaATGACTTAAGGAGattgaatatatttcattataatgaattttttattttggATTCCATTCTGGTTGACATATTTATACCCCATTCGAAG ATTGTCATAGAAATTGACGGACCTAACCACTTCTTTCAGAAAGGTGAAATGATTATATACAAAGCAAATACcttatttaaaaaaaggTTGCTGAGAGCACTAGGTTATACCGTAATTTCTGTTCCAATTAGCGACTATACATTTATGTTCAGTGCCTTGGATACCATGCATTTTACCAAAAAACTTTTAGACAAAGTAAATTATAGTCCATAA